In Acidobacteriota bacterium, a genomic segment contains:
- a CDS encoding SDR family NAD(P)-dependent oxidoreductase, producing the protein MTSDSSSSMQRPGNGKLAVVTGASSGIGAAAARQLAAAGFQVVAGARRVDRLRRELPDGAVGLPLDVTSEASVAAFAEQVPHLHVLVNNAGKALGVEPVEKADLDKWEEMYQTNVLGVLRMTKALLPALEASGDGHLIQVGSIAGFETYPGGAGYTASKHAQRALSHTLRLELLGRPIRVTEVNPGLVDTEFSKVRFGGDQQRADSVYQGMEPLTGDDVAECIVWAATRPPHVNIDEILVRPRDQARATLVYRRSDGD; encoded by the coding sequence ATGACGTCAGATTCTTCGTCCTCGATGCAGCGACCCGGAAACGGCAAGCTGGCGGTGGTCACCGGCGCCAGCTCGGGTATCGGTGCCGCCGCCGCCCGGCAGCTGGCGGCGGCGGGCTTCCAGGTGGTGGCCGGCGCTCGGCGGGTGGACCGCCTGCGCCGGGAGCTTCCGGACGGCGCCGTGGGGCTGCCCTTGGACGTCACCTCCGAGGCCAGCGTCGCCGCCTTCGCCGAGCAAGTGCCCCATCTCCACGTGCTGGTCAACAACGCCGGCAAGGCCTTGGGGGTGGAGCCGGTGGAAAAGGCGGACTTGGACAAATGGGAGGAGATGTACCAGACCAACGTCCTGGGGGTGCTGCGCATGACCAAGGCTCTGTTGCCGGCGCTGGAGGCTTCCGGGGACGGACATCTGATCCAGGTCGGTTCCATCGCCGGCTTTGAGACCTATCCCGGTGGTGCCGGCTATACCGCTTCCAAACACGCTCAGCGCGCTCTCAGCCACACCCTGCGGCTGGAGCTCTTGGGGCGGCCCATCCGGGTGACGGAAGTCAACCCCGGATTGGTGGACACAGAATTCTCGAAGGTGCGGTTCGGGGGCGATCAACAACGGGCGGATAGCGTGTATCAGGGCATGGAGCCCCTCACCGGGGACGACGTGGCCGAATGTATTGTTTGGGCGGCGACCCGGCCGCCCCATGTCAATATCGATGAAATCCTCGTGCGGCCTCGGGACCAGGCTCGAGCGACCCTGGTCTACCGCCGTTCCGACGGCGACTAG
- a CDS encoding YqgE/AlgH family protein — protein sequence MSSLPSDLEAPVLLIAMPQVLDPYFHRSVVLLLHHEEEGSVGFIINRTTEIRVAEILQGMEVTWGGESALKAYFGGPVQPQLGSVLCVLDAPQHAELEEELAASEIQDGLWVTQHLGDLQQLAEEPPERFRLVLGYAGWGEGQLMEEIERNDWLIAPVDQELVFGEPDAVWAQALHSVGVDPAALQSWPTGGGDAN from the coding sequence ATGTCCAGCTTGCCCTCAGACCTCGAGGCTCCGGTTCTGCTGATCGCCATGCCTCAGGTCCTGGATCCCTACTTTCACCGCAGCGTCGTGCTGCTGTTGCACCATGAGGAAGAGGGCAGCGTCGGCTTCATCATCAACCGCACCACCGAGATCCGGGTGGCGGAGATCCTCCAGGGGATGGAGGTCACCTGGGGCGGAGAGTCAGCTCTCAAGGCCTATTTCGGCGGGCCGGTGCAGCCGCAGCTGGGGTCGGTGCTGTGCGTGCTGGATGCACCGCAGCACGCCGAGCTGGAGGAGGAGCTGGCGGCCAGCGAGATCCAGGACGGCCTGTGGGTGACCCAGCACCTGGGGGACTTGCAGCAGCTGGCGGAGGAGCCGCCGGAGCGCTTCCGCCTGGTCCTGGGGTATGCCGGCTGGGGGGAAGGACAGCTGATGGAGGAGATCGAGCGCAACGACTGGCTGATCGCTCCGGTGGACCAGGAGTTGGTCTTCGGCGAGCCCGACGCCGTGTGGGCTCAGGCCCTGCACAGCGTCGGCGTCGATCCGGCGGCGTTGCAGTCGTGGCCCACCGGCGGCGGCGATGCCAATTGA
- the queD gene encoding 6-carboxytetrahydropterin synthase QueD has product MFTVFKDFTFAAGHFIRGHTGGCQNLHGHNYRIRVFLNAEELDELGMVLDFSHLKAMVQEVVGHYDHQVINDHPPFDQLNPTAELLSQHVYREVSRRLDDPRVSVGRVEVWENDSSCASYEEAK; this is encoded by the coding sequence ATGTTTACCGTATTCAAAGACTTCACCTTCGCTGCCGGACACTTCATCCGCGGCCATACCGGCGGCTGCCAGAATCTCCACGGCCACAATTACCGGATCCGGGTCTTCCTCAACGCCGAAGAGCTCGATGAGCTGGGCATGGTCCTCGACTTTTCCCATCTCAAGGCGATGGTCCAGGAGGTCGTGGGCCACTACGACCACCAGGTGATCAACGATCATCCGCCCTTCGACCAGCTCAACCCCACCGCCGAGCTGCTGAGCCAGCACGTCTACCGCGAGGTGAGCCGGCGCCTGGACGACCCGCGGGTCTCCGTGGGCCGCGTCGAGGTGTGGGAAAATGACAGCTCCTGCGCCAGCTACGAAGAAGCGAAGTAG
- a CDS encoding sigma-70 family RNA polymerase sigma factor, protein MPDDVAASFIPRRRSFPVIPSEEPASVNALFEDLLERYGGWLRQTLVRLCPSDLGIQVDDLEQEVRVRVWKALQRERNVRHPASFLYRVAATTTLDAMRRARTRRAKDQQALAEEGEAEEATAAPLAHPGPSPELLARRNEVLAQADEVVRQLPPDRRRAVNLYLRGFSSNDIAELTGWTEPRARNLLYRGLAVVRAELRARGFDYEDT, encoded by the coding sequence GTGCCCGATGATGTCGCCGCTTCGTTCATTCCTCGACGTAGGAGCTTCCCGGTCATCCCAAGCGAAGAACCCGCCTCCGTCAACGCGCTCTTCGAAGATCTTCTGGAGCGCTATGGCGGATGGCTGCGGCAGACGTTGGTGCGCCTGTGCCCGTCAGATCTCGGAATCCAGGTCGATGATCTGGAGCAGGAGGTCCGGGTGCGGGTATGGAAAGCCCTCCAACGTGAGAGGAATGTGCGCCACCCTGCGTCTTTTCTCTACAGAGTGGCGGCGACCACCACCCTCGACGCCATGCGCCGGGCGCGGACTCGCCGGGCCAAGGATCAACAGGCCCTGGCCGAGGAGGGGGAGGCGGAGGAGGCCACCGCGGCGCCGCTGGCCCATCCGGGACCGTCCCCGGAGCTGCTGGCGCGGCGCAACGAGGTACTGGCCCAGGCCGACGAGGTGGTGCGCCAGCTGCCGCCGGATCGGCGTCGGGCGGTGAACCTCTACCTGCGGGGCTTCAGCTCCAACGACATCGCGGAGCTCACCGGTTGGACCGAGCCGCGGGCCCGCAACCTGCTGTACCGGGGGCTCGCCGTGGTGCGCGCCGAGCTCCGCGCCCGAGGATTCGATTATGAAGATACGTGA
- the acnA gene encoding aconitate hydratase AcnA, whose amino-acid sequence MTDSFQSHRTVELAGRKLRIASLPALEDQGFDLSRLPYALSILLENLLRRQDDASVTADDIEAVARWDAQAEPSQEIAFMPARVLLQDFTGVPAVVDLAAMRNAMLDLDNDPHKINPLQPVELVIDHSVQVDEYGTAAAILINTEREFERNQERYAFLRWGQSAFDNFKVVPPATGIVHQVNLEYLARGVMTGAGGDAPFAYPDTLVGTDSHTTMINGLGVLGWGVGGIEAEAAMLGQPISMLVPQVVGFRLSGELPEGATATDLVLTVTEMLRRKGVVGKFVEFFGPGLAHLRLADRATIANMAPEYGATCGIFPMDELTLDYLRFTGRSEEQVQLVEAYMKEQGLFHTADSPEAVYTDTLELDLATVEPSLAGPKRPQDRVRLSEVAESFAGVLEQMSKTARPDAKADAKSGAAKSSSGGGLQVVQDTATATLEEAHPHIQEGARLMQDGAVVIAAITSCTNTSNPSVMLAAGLLAKKAVEKGLEVQPWVKTSLAPGSKVVTDYLKEADLTRYLEDLGFHTVGYGCTTCIGNSGPLAPPISEAIAERGLATVSVLSGNRNFEGRISSEVRGNYLASPPLVVAYALAGRIDIDLQHDPLGEGSDGQPVFLKDVWPSQAEIETALRESVLSEMFVRQYSDVYTGDERWRALPIPEGATYEWDDDSTYVKLPPYFVGMGLTPDPVQDISGARPLAVLGDSITTDHISPAGAIKSDQPAGKYLVERGVAPRDFNSYGSRRGNHEVMMRGTFANVRLRNRLVPEIEGGYTLHLPHGEPMSIFDAAMKYRDEEVPLIILAGKEYGTGSSRDWAAKGPRLLGVQAVIAGSYERIHRSNLVGMGVAPLEFLPGDTVESLGLTGHETFDIEGLAEAGNGDFQSGCTVNVTAHRQGGDDVKFEVRLRIDTPQEQLYYRNGGILHYVLRQLAQN is encoded by the coding sequence ATGACCGATTCGTTCCAGTCCCACCGCACCGTCGAGCTGGCCGGGCGCAAATTGCGCATCGCCAGCCTACCGGCTCTCGAAGATCAGGGCTTCGACCTGAGCCGCCTGCCCTACGCCCTGAGCATCCTGTTGGAGAACCTCCTGCGGCGCCAAGACGACGCCTCCGTCACCGCCGACGACATCGAGGCCGTGGCCCGCTGGGACGCCCAGGCCGAGCCCTCCCAGGAAATCGCCTTCATGCCCGCCCGGGTGTTGCTCCAGGACTTCACCGGCGTGCCAGCGGTGGTGGATCTGGCGGCCATGCGCAACGCCATGCTCGACCTCGACAACGACCCGCACAAGATCAACCCCCTGCAGCCGGTGGAGCTGGTCATCGACCACTCGGTGCAGGTGGACGAATACGGCACCGCAGCGGCGATCCTGATCAACACCGAGCGGGAGTTCGAACGCAATCAGGAGCGCTACGCCTTCCTGCGCTGGGGCCAGAGCGCCTTCGACAACTTCAAGGTGGTGCCGCCGGCCACCGGCATCGTGCACCAGGTCAATCTCGAATACCTGGCCCGCGGCGTGATGACCGGCGCCGGCGGTGACGCGCCCTTCGCCTACCCCGACACCCTGGTGGGCACGGACTCCCACACCACCATGATCAACGGCCTCGGCGTCCTCGGCTGGGGCGTCGGCGGCATCGAGGCGGAGGCCGCCATGCTCGGCCAGCCGATCTCCATGCTGGTGCCCCAGGTGGTGGGCTTCCGCCTCTCCGGCGAGCTGCCGGAGGGAGCCACCGCCACCGACCTGGTGCTCACCGTCACCGAGATGCTGCGGCGCAAGGGCGTGGTGGGCAAGTTCGTCGAATTCTTCGGCCCCGGCCTCGCCCACCTGCGGCTGGCGGACCGCGCCACCATCGCCAACATGGCGCCGGAGTACGGTGCCACCTGCGGCATCTTCCCCATGGACGAGCTGACCCTCGACTATCTGCGCTTCACCGGCCGCTCCGAGGAGCAGGTGCAGCTGGTGGAGGCCTACATGAAGGAACAGGGCCTCTTCCACACCGCCGACAGCCCGGAAGCGGTGTACACCGACACTTTGGAGCTCGACCTGGCCACCGTCGAGCCCAGCCTGGCGGGCCCCAAGCGGCCTCAGGACCGGGTGCGGCTGAGTGAGGTGGCGGAGAGCTTCGCCGGCGTGCTGGAGCAGATGTCCAAGACCGCCCGCCCCGATGCCAAAGCCGACGCCAAATCCGGCGCCGCCAAGAGCTCCTCCGGCGGCGGCCTGCAGGTGGTCCAGGACACCGCCACCGCCACCCTCGAGGAAGCGCATCCGCACATCCAAGAGGGCGCCCGGCTGATGCAGGACGGCGCGGTGGTCATCGCCGCCATCACCAGCTGCACCAACACTTCCAACCCCTCGGTGATGCTCGCCGCCGGCCTGCTGGCCAAGAAGGCGGTGGAGAAAGGCCTGGAGGTCCAGCCCTGGGTCAAGACCTCCCTGGCACCGGGATCCAAGGTGGTCACCGACTACCTGAAGGAAGCGGACCTCACCCGCTACCTGGAGGACCTGGGCTTCCACACCGTGGGCTACGGCTGCACCACCTGCATCGGCAACAGCGGCCCGCTGGCGCCGCCCATCTCCGAAGCCATCGCCGAGCGCGGCCTGGCCACGGTCTCGGTGCTCAGCGGCAACCGCAACTTCGAAGGCCGCATCAGCTCCGAGGTGCGGGGCAACTACCTGGCCTCGCCGCCGCTGGTGGTGGCCTACGCTCTCGCCGGCCGCATTGACATCGATCTGCAGCACGATCCCCTGGGGGAGGGCTCCGACGGCCAGCCGGTCTTCCTCAAGGATGTCTGGCCGAGCCAGGCGGAAATCGAGACGGCGCTCCGCGAATCGGTGCTCTCGGAGATGTTCGTGCGCCAGTACAGCGACGTCTACACCGGCGACGAGCGCTGGCGGGCGCTGCCGATTCCGGAGGGCGCCACCTACGAGTGGGACGACGACTCCACCTACGTCAAGCTGCCGCCCTACTTCGTGGGCATGGGGCTGACTCCGGATCCGGTGCAGGACATCTCCGGCGCCCGGCCCCTGGCGGTGCTCGGCGACAGCATCACCACCGACCACATCTCCCCGGCGGGAGCGATCAAATCCGATCAGCCGGCGGGCAAATACCTGGTGGAGCGCGGGGTGGCGCCGCGGGACTTCAACTCCTACGGCTCCCGGCGCGGCAACCACGAGGTGATGATGCGCGGCACCTTCGCCAACGTGCGGCTGCGCAACCGCTTGGTGCCGGAAATCGAAGGCGGCTACACCCTGCACCTGCCCCACGGCGAGCCCATGAGCATCTTCGACGCGGCGATGAAGTACCGCGACGAGGAGGTACCGCTGATCATCCTGGCGGGCAAGGAGTACGGCACCGGCTCGTCCCGCGACTGGGCCGCCAAGGGTCCGAGGCTGTTGGGAGTGCAGGCGGTCATCGCCGGCAGCTATGAGCGCATTCACCGCAGCAACCTGGTGGGCATGGGCGTGGCGCCGCTGGAGTTCCTCCCCGGCGATACGGTGGAGAGCCTGGGCCTCACCGGCCACGAGACCTTCGACATCGAGGGCCTGGCGGAGGCCGGCAACGGCGACTTCCAGAGTGGCTGCACGGTCAACGTCACGGCCCATCGCCAGGGCGGCGATGACGTCAAGTTCGAGGTGCGGTTGCGCATCGACACGCCTCAGGAGCAGCTCTACTACCGCAACGGCGGCATCCTGCACTACGTGCTGCGCCAGCTGGCCCAGAACTGA
- a CDS encoding cytochrome c, producing MRSRGVVLIVTLALVAGVVTAGCGELMLERSEGEKLWRKLCAECHGVDGAGKNPKYSRYAGNNLLDNHWVEGGEPWVIESVIREGIFPTMPAFDDLSDSEIEAIIEHIRELRGGT from the coding sequence ATGAGGTCGAGAGGAGTTGTGCTGATCGTGACGCTGGCGCTGGTCGCCGGGGTCGTGACCGCCGGCTGCGGCGAGCTGATGCTGGAGCGCAGCGAAGGCGAGAAGCTGTGGCGCAAGCTCTGCGCCGAGTGCCACGGGGTGGACGGCGCGGGCAAGAATCCCAAATATAGTCGCTATGCCGGCAACAATCTGCTGGACAATCACTGGGTCGAGGGCGGCGAGCCCTGGGTCATCGAATCAGTCATTCGGGAGGGGATCTTCCCCACCATGCCGGCCTTCGACGATCTCAGCGACAGCGAGATCGAGGCCATCATCGAGCACATCCGCGAGCTGCGCGGCGGAACTTGA
- a CDS encoding efflux RND transporter periplasmic adaptor subunit yields MNDSPSLDDLRIERDSPDDGGSPWVVPVVILLLVLVVAAVIWWRVRPTPPLVTPATVEEARGDAATTAATVLDASGYVTARLQATVSSKITGKVVEVRVEEGMEVEEGQALAFLDDTLQRRQLALAEALLETAKTSVDEIEADLKEAQLSRDRFERLVAADASAQAELDTAQARLDTLRARKSTAENQITVRQREVALRRQELEDTVIRAPFAGVAVTKDAQPGEMISPVSAGGGFTRTGICTLVDMSSLEIEVDVNEAYINRVRPDQDVQATLDAYPDWQIPARVITTIPAADRQKATVRVRIAFEQLDPRILPDMGVKVSFLDTEVEARDESQPLWLVPASAVRTENDRPYVFVITAKRLERRAVQTGNERGEKVEIVAGVRAGDVVVKDASGELEDGKLEDGQKVHLREP; encoded by the coding sequence ATGAACGATTCCCCTTCCCTGGACGATCTGCGCATCGAGCGCGACTCCCCCGACGACGGAGGCAGCCCGTGGGTGGTGCCGGTCGTCATCTTGTTGTTGGTACTGGTGGTGGCAGCGGTGATCTGGTGGCGCGTGCGCCCCACGCCGCCGCTGGTGACCCCGGCGACGGTAGAAGAGGCCCGCGGCGATGCCGCCACCACCGCCGCCACGGTGCTCGACGCCTCCGGCTACGTCACCGCCCGCCTGCAAGCCACCGTCTCCTCCAAGATCACCGGCAAAGTCGTGGAGGTACGGGTCGAAGAAGGCATGGAGGTGGAGGAAGGCCAGGCCCTGGCGTTCCTCGACGACACCCTGCAGCGCCGCCAGCTCGCCCTCGCCGAGGCATTGCTGGAGACCGCCAAGACCTCCGTCGACGAGATCGAAGCGGACCTCAAGGAGGCGCAGCTGAGCCGAGACCGCTTCGAACGGCTGGTGGCGGCGGACGCCAGCGCCCAAGCCGAGCTGGACACCGCCCAGGCGCGGCTGGACACGCTCCGGGCGCGCAAGAGCACCGCCGAGAACCAGATCACCGTACGCCAGCGGGAAGTGGCGCTGCGCCGCCAAGAGCTGGAGGACACGGTGATCCGCGCGCCCTTCGCCGGCGTCGCGGTGACCAAGGACGCCCAGCCCGGGGAGATGATCTCGCCGGTCTCCGCCGGCGGCGGCTTCACCCGCACCGGCATCTGCACCCTGGTGGATATGAGCTCGCTGGAGATCGAGGTCGACGTCAACGAGGCCTACATCAACCGCGTGCGTCCCGATCAAGACGTCCAGGCCACCCTCGACGCCTACCCCGACTGGCAGATCCCGGCGCGGGTGATCACCACCATCCCCGCCGCCGACCGTCAGAAAGCGACGGTGCGGGTGCGCATTGCCTTCGAGCAGCTGGATCCTCGAATCCTGCCGGATATGGGCGTCAAGGTCTCCTTCCTCGACACCGAGGTGGAAGCCCGGGATGAATCCCAGCCTCTCTGGCTGGTGCCGGCGTCGGCGGTGCGCACCGAGAACGACCGCCCCTACGTCTTCGTCATCACCGCCAAACGCCTGGAGCGGCGGGCAGTGCAAACCGGCAACGAGCGCGGCGAGAAGGTAGAGATCGTCGCCGGGGTGCGCGCCGGCGACGTGGTGGTGAAAGACGCCTCCGGCGAGCTCGAGGACGGAAAGCTGGAAGACGGACAGAAGGTCCACTTGCGCGAACCCTGA
- a CDS encoding CHAT domain-containing protein, with protein MNPQQRRARFPTASPGKAGGRPVVVSVLALVVALLAGCGPGGEEPPGPGLPPPPTVGVVVEKLPPGIDADQAVLQVGDRLIAWSRPRGPEDGAAGGQLTGGEPAGGPIRTPFDLLFAQVAQAPRGGVVVRGWRDGEPFAIEPPEREWELQKHPALDPAEQEHYDQALELSRQDDSTGAAKILVEMADQRRQAGMLQGSAWLDLMASTAWASDHRWEEAEAAAQRARDDLDGPGDLWALSWVEETVASWRTRQQNHQGAIEAIHRATELRRQVPDAALGVARALEKAGELEYRRRRLDAAEEAYRGALELVQRWAPGSLREARATNQLGKIYAIRGDLVAAEEYFRTSLAVRQELAPGTLQEGHSLNSLGTVLSLQGDLTGSQEALEQALELFSEQLPGSSAHNTVLHNLGLLATERGDLVTGEEYYRQALESSERHDPGGMSTTVTLNNLGTLARRRGDLAAAEDYHRRALAIRRKIAPGGLDEATSLLNLASLAMDREQLDAAWELLQDAHAIHRREVPDTAQEARALTHLCHAAWRRGQLTEAREHCQRALEIFRERTPGSLDHAKCLHHRGRVALLQGELRRAEQTLRDGLEILDQLAPGTDDQARSLQTLAEILIAAGREEEAAEVLERATEALDAQRGKIGGSDQQQALYGAKALEVYRRRVDLALRNGDTSAALDALERSRARVLLSLLAQRELVFSADLSSELDRRRRQLAVEYDRAQEELAGLSAKADPERVATVLERLRGLRQQQDEVRAEIRRASPRLASLQDPQPLDAAAARRALDPGTVALYYSLGEESGWLLVVTRDAEPRAIPLAVSEAELRAKVQRWLLVLEAPGTGLTAVRALGTELYDLLVAPAEPEIAAGERILVIPDGPLHGFPFGALVSSEEPVSSSDAATNAPAARSPDSSPTVPPYLAAWRPLHSALSLTLYHQLALSHQLAEEQEEGPDGEVRIAAALFGDPLFGGSAEAGNEDQAPAEGPLSEVRRGAALAPLPTSRLEVETIAELLGQEARVFVGEEATEVAARNAGDNVRYLHFATHAVMDERFPLDSALVLSRPDEVRPGEDNGLLQAWEIFEGVRVDAELVTLSACRSGLGREIAGEGMVGLTRAFQFAGAPAVVSASWSVPDRSTAALMARFYARLEAGESKDEALRGAQMELAAGPVDLPRGPTPGPGWLWEPIRSLFWSRPPAETVDASHPYYWAGFQLTGRWK; from the coding sequence ATGAACCCGCAGCAGCGCAGGGCGCGATTCCCGACAGCCAGCCCAGGGAAAGCCGGCGGTCGGCCGGTGGTGGTGTCGGTGCTGGCCCTGGTGGTGGCCTTGCTGGCGGGCTGTGGGCCCGGAGGAGAGGAGCCCCCGGGGCCGGGGCTGCCTCCGCCGCCTACGGTGGGCGTGGTGGTGGAAAAGCTTCCTCCGGGCATCGACGCCGACCAGGCAGTGTTGCAGGTTGGGGATCGGCTCATCGCCTGGAGCCGGCCCCGGGGACCGGAGGATGGGGCTGCTGGCGGTCAGCTCACAGGTGGCGAGCCCGCCGGCGGCCCCATCCGCACCCCCTTCGACCTGCTCTTCGCCCAAGTCGCCCAGGCCCCCCGGGGCGGTGTGGTGGTGCGCGGCTGGCGCGACGGGGAGCCCTTTGCCATCGAGCCGCCGGAGCGGGAGTGGGAGCTGCAGAAGCACCCCGCCCTCGATCCGGCGGAGCAGGAGCACTACGACCAAGCCCTGGAGCTCTCCCGCCAAGACGACTCCACCGGCGCGGCGAAGATTCTCGTCGAGATGGCGGACCAGCGGCGACAGGCCGGGATGCTTCAAGGCTCCGCCTGGCTCGACCTCATGGCCTCCACCGCCTGGGCCAGCGACCACCGCTGGGAGGAGGCGGAGGCCGCCGCCCAGCGGGCGCGGGACGACCTCGACGGTCCCGGCGATCTGTGGGCGCTGTCGTGGGTGGAGGAGACGGTGGCCAGCTGGCGCACCCGGCAGCAGAATCACCAGGGCGCCATCGAAGCCATCCACCGCGCCACCGAGCTGCGGCGCCAGGTCCCGGACGCCGCCCTGGGGGTGGCCCGGGCGCTGGAGAAGGCCGGCGAGCTGGAGTACCGCCGCCGCCGTCTCGACGCCGCCGAGGAGGCCTACCGGGGAGCTCTGGAGCTGGTCCAGCGCTGGGCTCCGGGGAGCCTGCGGGAGGCGCGGGCGACCAATCAGCTGGGCAAGATCTACGCCATCCGGGGCGATCTGGTGGCGGCGGAAGAATATTTCCGCACCTCCCTCGCCGTGCGCCAGGAGCTGGCTCCGGGCACTCTCCAGGAGGGGCACAGCCTCAACAGCTTGGGCACCGTCCTCAGTTTGCAGGGAGACTTGACCGGGTCCCAGGAAGCCTTGGAGCAGGCACTGGAGCTGTTCTCGGAGCAGCTGCCGGGGAGCTCGGCCCACAACACCGTGCTGCACAACCTCGGCCTGCTGGCGACGGAGCGGGGCGACCTGGTCACCGGCGAGGAGTATTACCGCCAGGCTTTGGAGTCCAGCGAGCGCCACGATCCGGGAGGCATGTCGACCACCGTCACCCTCAACAACCTGGGAACCCTCGCTCGTCGCCGCGGGGATCTGGCGGCGGCGGAGGACTACCATCGCCGAGCCCTGGCGATCCGGCGAAAGATTGCCCCCGGCGGTCTGGACGAGGCCACCAGCCTACTGAACTTGGCGTCCCTGGCCATGGACCGGGAGCAGCTGGATGCGGCCTGGGAGCTCCTCCAGGACGCCCACGCCATCCATCGCCGGGAGGTGCCGGACACCGCTCAGGAGGCCCGGGCTCTGACCCATCTCTGCCACGCGGCCTGGCGGCGGGGGCAGTTGACGGAGGCCCGGGAGCATTGCCAGCGAGCCCTGGAGATCTTTCGGGAACGGACTCCGGGGAGTCTCGACCACGCCAAATGCCTGCACCATCGGGGTCGGGTCGCACTGCTCCAGGGCGAGCTGCGACGGGCTGAACAAACGCTCCGGGACGGCCTGGAGATCCTCGACCAGCTGGCGCCGGGCACCGATGACCAGGCTCGATCGCTGCAAACCCTGGCGGAGATCCTCATCGCCGCCGGTCGGGAGGAGGAGGCGGCGGAGGTCCTGGAGCGCGCTACCGAAGCTCTCGACGCCCAGCGGGGCAAGATCGGCGGTTCGGATCAACAGCAGGCGCTGTATGGAGCCAAGGCCCTGGAGGTCTATCGCCGCCGGGTGGATCTGGCGCTGCGCAACGGCGACACTTCGGCGGCCTTGGACGCATTGGAGCGCTCCCGGGCGCGGGTGCTGCTCTCGCTGCTGGCGCAGCGGGAGCTGGTCTTCTCCGCCGATCTGTCGTCGGAGCTGGACCGCCGCCGCCGGCAGCTGGCGGTGGAGTACGACCGGGCTCAAGAAGAGCTCGCCGGGCTCAGCGCCAAGGCGGACCCGGAGCGGGTGGCGACGGTTTTGGAGCGCCTGCGCGGATTGCGCCAGCAGCAGGACGAGGTGCGCGCCGAGATTCGCCGGGCGTCACCTCGCCTGGCGTCGCTCCAGGACCCCCAACCGTTGGACGCTGCCGCGGCTCGCCGGGCGCTGGATCCGGGGACCGTGGCGCTCTACTACTCTCTGGGCGAGGAATCCGGCTGGCTGCTGGTGGTGACCCGCGACGCCGAGCCCCGGGCCATCCCTCTGGCCGTCTCCGAGGCCGAGCTGCGGGCCAAGGTGCAGCGCTGGCTGCTGGTTCTGGAAGCACCGGGAACCGGCCTCACCGCGGTGCGTGCCCTGGGGACCGAGCTCTACGATCTGCTGGTGGCGCCGGCGGAACCGGAAATCGCCGCCGGCGAGCGCATCCTGGTGATCCCCGACGGCCCCCTCCACGGCTTCCCCTTCGGTGCCCTGGTGAGCTCTGAAGAGCCAGTGAGCTCCTCCGATGCGGCGACCAATGCCCCGGCAGCACGGTCCCCAGACTCGTCTCCCACGGTGCCCCCCTACCTGGCTGCCTGGCGCCCCCTGCACTCGGCCCTGTCGCTGACCCTCTACCACCAGCTGGCCCTTTCTCATCAGCTGGCGGAGGAGCAGGAAGAGGGGCCGGACGGCGAGGTCCGGATCGCCGCGGCGCTCTTCGGCGATCCTCTCTTCGGGGGTTCTGCAGAGGCCGGGAACGAGGACCAGGCGCCCGCCGAAGGGCCGCTCTCGGAAGTCCGGCGGGGGGCCGCCCTCGCGCCGCTGCCCACCAGTCGCCTCGAGGTCGAGACCATCGCCGAGCTCCTCGGCCAGGAGGCCCGGGTCTTCGTCGGCGAGGAAGCCACCGAGGTTGCCGCCCGCAACGCCGGCGACAACGTGCGCTATCTGCACTTCGCCACCCACGCGGTGATGGACGAGCGCTTCCCCCTCGACTCGGCGCTGGTGCTCAGCCGCCCCGACGAGGTCCGCCCCGGCGAGGACAACGGCCTGCTCCAGGCCTGGGAGATCTTCGAGGGAGTGCGGGTGGACGCCGAGCTGGTGACCCTCTCCGCCTGCCGCAGCGGCCTCGGCCGGGAGATCGCCGGCGAGGGCATGGTGGGGCTGACCCGCGCCTTCCAATTCGCCGGTGCACCGGCGGTGGTCTCCGCCTCCTGGAGCGTCCCCGACCGCTCCACCGCTGCCCTCATGGCCCGCTTCTACGCGCGCTTGGAAGCGGGGGAGAGCAAAGACGAAGCCCTCCGCGGCGCTCAAATGGAGCTCGCTGCCGGCCCGGTGGACCTACCGCGAGGCCCGACCCCGGGCCCCGGCTGGCTGTGGGAACCGATCCGCTCCCTCTTCTGGTCCCGCCCCCCGGCGGAGACCGTCGACGCTTCCCATCCCTACTACTGGGCGGGCTTTCAGCTCACGGGTCGCTGGAAATAG
- a CDS encoding phage holin family protein — protein MWIVLQIIINGLALWLAAYLVPGIVYSGNIVYLLFAGLVMGLVNILIKPVVTLLSLPLIILTLGLFYLVVNGLMLALVATLLPGLTVQGCMPAILGGIVIGVFNWVVRGLVFDRD, from the coding sequence ATGTGGATCGTCCTGCAGATCATCATTAACGGTCTTGCCCTGTGGCTGGCGGCCTATCTGGTGCCCGGCATCGTCTACAGCGGCAATATCGTCTACCTGCTCTTCGCCGGGTTGGTCATGGGCCTGGTCAACATCCTGATCAAACCGGTGGTGACGCTGCTCTCGCTGCCCCTGATCATCCTCACCCTGGGCCTCTTCTACTTGGTGGTCAACGGCCTGATGCTGGCCTTGGTGGCGACGCTGCTGCCGGGGTTGACGGTGCAGGGCTGCATGCCGGCGATCCTTGGCGGCATCGTCATCGGCGTGTTCAACTGGGTGGTGCGGGGCCTGGTCTTCGACCGGGATTGA